One stretch of Hevea brasiliensis isolate MT/VB/25A 57/8 chromosome 12, ASM3005281v1, whole genome shotgun sequence DNA includes these proteins:
- the LOC110658313 gene encoding putative UDP-glucuronate:xylan alpha-glucuronosyltransferase 3 isoform X2 codes for MRGSSPSIVEPRHRLSASVPSLVDLWIGEDAASDPRYISTADIDWDQISDFIDRLNDSAEYQGIGLLNFNVSEIDNWKHLLPDIEHVVLNLDHLPKNVTWESLYPEWIDEEEEFEVPTCPSVPKLKVPGKPRIDVIAVKLPCDKSGRWSRDVARLHLQLAAASLAASAKSYHPVHVLLVTDCFPTPNLFTCKELIFHEGNLWLYQPNLNVLREKLQLPVGSCELAVPLKAKENFYSERAHREAYATILHSAHVYVCGAIVAAQSIRMAGSTRDLVILVDETISDYHRGGLEAAGWKIHTIQRIRNPKAEKDAYNEWNYSKFRLWQLTDYDKIIFIDADMLILRNIDLLFEMPEITAIGNNATLFNSGVMVVEPSNCTFQLLMDHINEIESYNGGDQGYLNEIFTWWHRIPKHMNFLKHFWEGDEEEKKQMKTHLFGADPPILYVLHYLGNKPWICFRDYDCNWNVDILQEFASDVAHKTWWKVHDAMPENLHKYCLLRSKQKAALEWDRRQAEKANYTDGHWKIKIKDKRLKTCFEDFCFWESMLWHWGEKNWTDNATSVAPSPPPPGAITASSL; via the exons GCCAAGTCTTGTAGACCTATGGATAGGAGAGGATGCTGCCTCAGATCCTCGTTATATCTCAACTGCAGACATCGACTGGGACCAGATCTCGGACTTTATTGACAGACTAAATGACAGTGCTGAATATCAGGGCATTGGCTTGTTAAACTTTAATGTGAGTGAGATTGATAATTGGAAGCACCTGTTACCAGATATTGAGCATGTTGTTCTAAACCTTGACCATCTACCAAAAAATGTAACGTGGGAATCCCTGTACCCTGAATGgatagatgaagaagaagaatttGAGGTTCCCACTTGTCCTTCAGTGCCCAAACTTAAAGTTCCTGGCAAGCCTCGTATTGATGTCATTGCTGTCAAGCTTCCATGTGACAAGTCAGGAAGATGGTCAAGAGATGTAGCTCGTTTGCACCTGCAGCTTGCAGCAGCAAGTCTTGCTGCTTCTGCTAAAAGTTATCATCCTGTTCATGTGCTTTTGGTGACTGATTGCTTCCCAACCCCAAATCTGTTTACTTGCAAGGAGCTTATTTTTCATGAAGGGAATTTATGGCTGTATCAACCCAACCTTAACGTGTTACGAGAAAAACTACAGCTCCCAGTGGGGTCATGTGAACTTGCAGTTCCTCTCAAGGCTAAAG AGAATTTCTATTCAGAAAGAGCACATAGGGAAGCATATGCAACAATCCTGCACTCTGCACATGTTTATGTGTGTGGGGCGATTGTTGCTGCTCAGAGCATTCGTATGGCAGGTTCAACACGGGATCTTGTAATACTGGTTGATGAAACAATTAGTGATTATCATAGAGGAGGATTAGAGGCTGCAGGCTGGAAAATCCATACAATCCAAAGAATCAGGAACCCGAAAGCTGAAAAGGATGCTTACAATGAATGGAACTATAGTAAATTTCGACTCTGGCAGTTGACAGATTATGACAAGATCATTTTCATTGATGCTGACATGCTTATACTGAGAAATATTGATTTATTGTTTGAGATGCCAGAAATTACTGCTATAGGGAATAATGCTACCCTGTTCAACTCTGGAGTGATGGTGGTTGAACCATCAAATTGTACGTTCCAGCTCTTAATGGATCACATCAATGAGATTGAGTCATACAATGGTGGGGACCAGGGTTATCTGAATGAAATTTTCACATGGTGGCACCGGATTCCTAAACACATGAACTTCCTGAAACACTTTTGGGAAGGTGATGAGGAGGAGAAGAAACAAATGAAAACTCATCTCTTTGGTGCTGATCCTCCAATCCTTTATGTTCTACACTATCTGGGTAATAAACCCTGGATATGCTTCCGGGATTATGATTGCAACTGGAATGTAGACATTTTGCAGGAGTTTGCTAGTGATGTTGCTCACAAAACATGGTGGAAGGTGCATGATGCTATGCCAGAAAACTTGCACAAGTACTGCCTCCTTAGGTCCAAGCAAAAGGCAGCATTGGAGTGGGACCGGAGGCAAGCTGAGAAAGCTAATTACACTGATGGTCATTGGAAAATCAAGATAAAAGACAAACGTTTGAAAACTTGCTTTGAAGATTTCTGCTTCTGGGAGAGTATGTTATGGCACTGGGGTGAAAAGAATTGGACAGACAATGCAACAAGTGTTGCTCCATCGCCTCCTCCTCCTGGTGCTATTACTGCCTCGTCTCTCTAA